The Drosophila sulfurigaster albostrigata strain 15112-1811.04 chromosome 3, ASM2355843v2, whole genome shotgun sequence genomic sequence CCCAAGCAAACAGCcaaacaaccaaacaaccaAAAGCAACATTGACCATTTTGACGAGTGTTTCTTTTGTTCTTGCCCCATTCAATTATTGAGGCAACAAGCCGTGAGCTACTTGCAAGCGAAGGAGAGTTGAGAGTGGCAGAGAGTGGTGGAAAAGACCCAGAAGGTTAGCCAAGTGGCAAAGGAATTTCAAACGCACGTAACGCAACATGGTGCGTATACGTGTTGTGATGGTATGTACTGCATCATGCTAATGCGATGTTTATCATACGCCGCATTGGCCTTGCcaaatttacacaaattagCACATAAATGCAACGGCTGCTTAAAGTACAATGCATGCGAATGTATAGATTCTCAATCTGAGACGATAATTGATGCTTACGGACATCAATTAACCCGTGAGtcacatcagcaacagcaacagccaaatGATGCAATGAATGAGGCAAGTGTTTGCCGCCTTCACCATGTCActccgtgtgtgtgtttgtgcttagCTATTGGATTTTCCTCAACAGCTCAATCAGTTCCTGTTGccaattgtttattgttattaacaaTAGATTGCTTTTAATACAAACAGCCAGCGGTTGGTTAGGCAATTTCTCTTGACACAATCGCAATTAGAATCGGCATTAAATGGATCAACATTCTTTTTGATATTATGAGATGGGTGATTGTACTCGTATTTTATTTAGCCATTTAGAGTGTGGGGGAAGGGAGGGAACTCTTACGATAAGATAAACatgattgaaaaaataaatatttgtatattgaattttctttGATAGCTCCAATTAGTGTTTGTTTATTCGCCTGTCATCATTTCCATGAATTCTGTaagcaaaagagaaagagagatacgAAATTAGTGAGCCGCAATGGATCACACGCAGATATCATGGTCGAGCATTTAGTTACAGCTCTATGCTGTAGATATAGATACTCTCAGACATGGatacatataaaacaaaagataCCTATAAATAGATAGCAGATGGCAGACTAAGCATTGTTCTGCGTGTAGAGGCAGACACCAATAATTTTTTGTGGGCGATCAGCCCGATTAATGGAGAAGAAGGAGAGCATTATGTCGCCATGGCCGCTTTTAATATTGGCTTTGGGCCAAAGTGCCGGATACTACTCGCCACTGATTTGACAGATGCGGCATTTACTAATTGGTCTCAATTGTGCCAAAGTAcaagtatattatatatcgaAGTGTACTCACCATCGAAATCAACGGTGCCGGAGCCGTCAGAATCGATTTCCTCAATCATGATGTCCAATTCCGGGTCGGTCAGCTGATCGTCCAATTCGCGCAGGATTTCACGCAGACAGGAGGTGGGAATGTAACCATTGCCCTGCTTGTCGTACAGGCGGAAAGCTTCACGCAGCTCCTTCTGCATGGCCTCGTCATCTTCCTCCACAATGAATTTGGCGGCAAGCTGAACGAATTCCTCGAACTCCAGGCGACCGGACTCTGCACAAACATAAGCACACTTTTTAGAGGGAGGGATTTACAAAATGTAGTGGGTGGAAACTTACTGTCCTCATCGACCTCATCGATCAGCTCCTCGAGAATCTTCTTGTCGAAGGGCTGACCCATCAGACGCAGAATATCGGCCACCATTTCGGTGGGAATGCTGCCAGTCTTTTGGTGATCGAAGCTGTTGAATGCCTTCTGCAGCACAGCAATCTGCTCGGGGGTCAGATCTTCATCCTGCAATTGTGCATTAGCATTGcatttagtatttcattttcattccaAGTTTCAGCATTCCAAAGCTATGTAAGTGCTCGACGTGTTCTACTTACAATGTTGTCCATGTTTTGAGATTTGTGCTTTGTGCGTTCTTCACCAGAAAGATCACTGCTAACGACTGTTGCCACTGCGTGCGCCGCCCAACTGAATTAGTTCCTTAATTCTTGATATGTTCGAAGCACACCcgcaccacacacacacacacacactcacaatcaCAAGCACTTTCTCGCTCACACTCACGTCAGTGAACGCTGCATTCCAAAAGTAACAAGCTAATTTATGGTTTTCAACAGCATTTCGAAAATAAAAGcaggcaaaacaaacaactcacacacacacacacttgtattCGTACAAGCACTCtcttctacacacacacacacacactcacatgctcaaatattatgaaaatttgtatttattttcgaaaaaagACTGTAAAACCATTGAGCATTTGGAGGTCTTTACTGTGCTGTGGCTGGCCAACAACACTTCACCAGCAAGagcaaataatatattcttgatttttgTAGTGGTTTGCTAAGCTTAACGTGGAGAACaatgattatatttatactatcCACTGCGAGAAAATATCACCAAATAGTTTGTGTAATCTAATTTATAGTTGTTTgatctaaaatatattcacagagttcttaataaaaagtaatttgatatatatttattttcagaGATTTTTCAAGTATCTTAGACTTAATTTATGGAGAACTTACCAAGTAGgaatacattattatttctaaaataataatatttatttccttttttttttcttacattttacagatcaataatatattatatattgttaaCTTTACATGTAAGACtctttttgaaaatttatttaatttgaatttaatcaaTCCGAAATTTCTTTCAGTGCATAATTTTATGCCCGCTAAATatgttaattcaattacaatctcaattgcaatttcacaCTCTAATTTATGGAGCCAATCAATCAAAGGCGCCTAAAACACATCGTGCATGTgtaaaaattatcaaattatcaGATGATCaaaccaaattaattaattggtTGAAAGCATATTGCCCGCCCGCCCACACACATGCGTTCATCAGAAAATTTCCCAGCGTCCCACACACTTTTTGTGGGCCAAATGAAATCGCAGACATTTTTATAAACGATTCGAAAATTGTGGCATTTCGTGTCTCATTtccttatttaaattttaatcgGCAGTATTATTAGcacttgttttgctttatgaCAAAAGCAAtatatgcacacacatttaGAACAgtattaattgatttatatatgacatttAAATAGCATCTATATCAACAtctatatctctatctctatctccagctgcatctgtatctgtgtttTGCTCGGCGCTTGTATTTTAATGAGATATTTGGTTCGGTTTCTTTCAGAAATTTAGAAAAAACGCGACAacttttttatgaattatgaAAGCAGCACAGCGGAGAGAGATGACAATAATTTTTGACGTCATTTTGACATATTGGccatttgttttatatacttttaatttgctgCTCGGTAAAATATTGGGCTAATAACTTAGCCTGTTTCGCATCGCACTTTACTTATGGCCAACAGCTGCCCAGCAGTCAAAACAAACTCAAGACACATTTGTAGTAACAAACATGATCTATAACTGCACGATTCGATTGCACTGTCCGCGCCAAAAAGAAAGTGAATGTCGTTGAATGTGTTGCTTGTTTGATTTGCGACCCGATTGTGCTTGAAGCAGACTCGAGAACAATTCGTTTGCAGATTTCCGAATAGGTTTATGCTCAAATTCACTTCAAGTATTTTCATGCTGCATGAAAGAGCACTCATGATGGACATCGTCGACATCTGGACTGACATGTTGACGTCTCGGCAGCTCAGCAACTCGACATTGGCATCGCCAACATCGGCAACTTGGTAACTTGGCATCTCAACAACTGGGCATAAtgatgaaaatttgttttcgcttACACTCTGTCAATATTCTCATGTTGAGCTTCTGATGCGATTAGCTGCTATGTGTTTTGGAAAACCAGAACAAACAGTCTGATCAACGGTTTCAATGCTGTTGTTTTGACATTTggcaacggcgacggcgacgacgataGCCAACCTCTGGCAGTTTACAAGAAGATGTTACCTTGATCGTCGCCTAAGATCACTTTTACAGACAGCGCAGACGAGTCTCTATTTTTATGGGTAATTGATGATGGCAACCGTTACGGCATTCACTTTACGagcatagtatagtatagtatctAAAGCTCACACCAATTTGCCAGTCGTTAA encodes the following:
- the LOC133844638 gene encoding troponin C; its protein translation is MDNIDEDLTPEQIAVLQKAFNSFDHQKTGSIPTEMVADILRLMGQPFDKKILEELIDEVDEDKSGRLEFEEFVQLAAKFIVEEDDEAMQKELREAFRLYDKQGNGYIPTSCLREILRELDDQLTDPELDIMIEEIDSDGSGTVDFDEFMEMMTGE